The Cygnus atratus isolate AKBS03 ecotype Queensland, Australia chromosome 2, CAtr_DNAZoo_HiC_assembly, whole genome shotgun sequence genome window below encodes:
- the MOS gene encoding proto-oncogene serine/threonine-protein kinase mos — MPSPIPLNCFLPLELSPSVDLRPCSSPLVIPGKEEKAFLGGTPSPRVRRLPPRLAWCSIDWDQLCLLQPLGSGGFGSVYKATYHGATVAVKQVKKSSKNRLASWQSFWAELNVAWLQHENVVRVVAASTCAPASQNSLGTIIMEYVGNITLHHVIYGTSDTWRQGEDEEGGCRKALSMEEAVCYSCDIATGLAFLHAQGIVHLDLKPANVFITEQGVCKIGDFGCSQKLEDGLSQSPHVSQHGGTYTHRAPELLKGERVTAKADIYSFAVTLWQMVMREQPYLGERQHVLYAVVAYNLRPSLAAAVFHESPAGRRLRSIISCCWKANVEQRLSAAQLLPSLRALKGSL; from the coding sequence ATGCCCTCACCTATTCCTCTCaattgctttcttcctttggaGCTCTCCCCGTCTGTGGACTTgaggccctgcagcagccccctaGTTATCCCTGGCAAAGAGGAGAAGGCATTTTTGGGAGGAACCCCCTCACCCAGGGTCCGCCGTCTGCCTCCACGCCTGGCCTGGTGCTCCATTGACTGGgaccagctctgcctcctgcagcccctgggctcTGGGGGTTTTGGGTCCGTCTATAAAGCCACCTACCACGGTGCGACTGTGGCTGTGAAGCAGGTGAAGAAGAGCAGCAAAAACCGTCTGGCATCGTGGCAGAGCTTTTGGGCCGAGCTGAACGTTGCCTGGCTGCAGCATGAAAATGTGGTACGTGTGGTGGCTGCCAGCACGTGTGCCCCTGCCAGCCAGAACAGCCTAGGCACCATCATCATGGAGTACGTGGGCAACATCACCCTGCACCACGTTATTTACGGCACCAGCGACACGTGGAGGCAGGGGGAGGACGAGGAAGGAGGGTGCAGGAAGGCCCTGAGCATGGAGGAGGCCGTGTGCTATTCCTGCGACATCGCCACGGGCCTGGCCTTTCTCCATGCACAGGGCATTGTGCACCTGGACCTGAAGCCTGCGAACGTCTTCATCACGGAGCAGGGGGTGTGCAAGATCGGAGACTTCGGGTGCTCCCAGAAACTGGAGGACGGCTTGTCCCAGAGCCCCCACGTTTCCCAGCATGGGGGCACGTACACGCACCGTGCCCCCGAGCTCCTCAAGGGGGAGAGGGTGACCGCCAAGGCGGACATCTACTCCTTCGCCGTCACCCTCTGGCAGATGGTCATGCGGGAGCAGCCCTACCTGGGCGAGCGGCAGCACGTGCTCTACGCCGTGGTGGCCTACAACCTGCGCCCTTCTCTGGCTGCCGCCGTTTTCCACGAGTCGCCCGCGGGCCGAAGGCTGAGGAGCATTAttagctgctgctggaaggccAACGTGGAGCAGCGCCTCAgcgctgcccagctgctgcccagcctcaGGGCCCTTAAGGGGAGCCTCtag
- the PLAG1 gene encoding zinc finger protein PLAG1 isoform X2 produces the protein MATHSPEKTHKCNYCEKMFHRKDHLKNHLHTHNPNKEAFKCEECGKNYNTKLGFKRHLALHAATSGDLTCKVCLQTFESTGVLLEHLKTHAGKSSGGVKEKKHQCEHCDRRFYTRKDVRRHMVVHTGRKDFLCQYCAQRFGRKDHLTRHMKKSHNQELLKVKTEPMDLLDPFTCNVSVPIKDELLPVMSLPSSELTSKPFTNTLQLNLYNTQIQSMQSSASAHQMVATSLPLGMPCPIDMESVHPSHQLSLKYPLSSTSYAVSMPEKEQPLKGEIESYLMELQSGMPSSSQDSQASSSKLGLDPQVGPLDDGSGEVSLSKGSVPISEPLNTPSLDFSQLFNFIPVNGPPYNPSVSVGNLGMSYTQEEAHSSMTQLPPQTQDPQDPSNSIGLGSLHSLSAAFTSSLSTTTTLPRFHQAFQ, from the coding sequence ATGGCTACTCATTCTCCTGAGAAAACCCACAAGTGTAATTATTGTGAGAAAATGTTTCACCGAAAAGATCACCTAAAGAATCACCTACATACACACAATCCCAACAAAGAGGCCTTTAAGTGTGAAGAATGTGGAAAGAACTACAATACCAAGCTTGGGTTCAAACGTCACCTGGCTTTGCATGCAGCAACAAGCGGTGACCTCACCTGTAAGGTATGTTTGCAGACTTTTGAAAGCACAGgagtgctgctggagcacctAAAAACTCATGCAGGCAAGTCATCGGGTggagtgaaggagaaaaaacaccagTGTGAACACTGTGATCGTCGGTTCTACACCCGAAAGGATGTCCGTAGACACATGGTAGTGCACACTGGAAGAAAGGACTTCCTCTGTCAGTACTGTGCACAGAGATTTGGGCGGAAGGATCACCTAACGCGCCACATGAAGAAAAGTCACAACCAAGAACTTTTGAAGGTCAAAACAGAGCCAATGGACCTTCTAGATCCCTTTACCTGCAACGTTTCTGTGCCTATTAAGGATGAGCTGCTTCCAGTGATGTCTTTACCTTCCAGTGAACTGACATCAAAGCCATTTACAAACACTTTGCAATTAAATCTCTACAACACTCAGATTCAGTCCATGCAGAGTTCTGCATCTGCACACCAAATGGTTGCCACATCATTACCATTGGGAATGCCTTGTCCAATAGATATGGAGTCTGTCCACCCTTCTCACCAGCTATCGTTGAAATATCCGCTCAGTTCTACCTCATACGCAGTTTCTATGCCTGAAAAAGAACAGCCATTGAAAGGGGAAATAGAAAGTTACTTAATGGAGTTGCAAAGTGGTATGCCTTCTTCATCCCAGGATTCTCAAGCATCTTCATCAAAACTAGGGCTGGATCCACAAGTAGGGCCACTAGATGATGGGTCTGGGGAGGTTTCCCTTTCCAAGGGCTCTGTTCCTATTAGTGAACCTCTAAACACCCCATCATTGGACTTTTCTCAGCTGTTCAACTTCATACCTGTAAATGGCCCTCCCTATAATCCTTCTGTTTCAGTGGGAAACCTTGGAATGAGTTACACGCAGGAGGAGGCACATTCTTCTATGACTCAACTTCCACCACAAACACAGGATCCACAAGATCCTAGCAATAGTATAGGTCTTGGGTCTCTGCACTCATTGTCAGCAGCATTCACGAGCAGTCTAAGCACAACCACCACCCTACCACGATTTCATCAAGCTTTCCAATAG
- the PLAG1 gene encoding zinc finger protein PLAG1 isoform X1 produces the protein MATVIPGDLSEVRDTQKVPSGKRKRGETKPRKNFPCQLCDKAFNSVEKLKVHSYSHTGERPYKCTQQDCTKAFVSKYKLLRHMATHSPEKTHKCNYCEKMFHRKDHLKNHLHTHNPNKEAFKCEECGKNYNTKLGFKRHLALHAATSGDLTCKVCLQTFESTGVLLEHLKTHAGKSSGGVKEKKHQCEHCDRRFYTRKDVRRHMVVHTGRKDFLCQYCAQRFGRKDHLTRHMKKSHNQELLKVKTEPMDLLDPFTCNVSVPIKDELLPVMSLPSSELTSKPFTNTLQLNLYNTQIQSMQSSASAHQMVATSLPLGMPCPIDMESVHPSHQLSLKYPLSSTSYAVSMPEKEQPLKGEIESYLMELQSGMPSSSQDSQASSSKLGLDPQVGPLDDGSGEVSLSKGSVPISEPLNTPSLDFSQLFNFIPVNGPPYNPSVSVGNLGMSYTQEEAHSSMTQLPPQTQDPQDPSNSIGLGSLHSLSAAFTSSLSTTTTLPRFHQAFQ, from the exons ATGGCCACTGTCATTCCTGGTGATTTGTCAGAAGTAAGAGATACCCAGAAAGTCCCTTCAGGGAAACGTAAGCGTGGTGAAACCAAACCAAGAAAAAACTTTCCTTGCCAACTGTGTGACAAGGCCTTTAACAGTGTTGAGAAATTAAAGGTTCACTCATACTCTCACACAGGAGAGAGGCCCTACAAGTGCACACAACAAGACTGCACCAAGGCCTTTGTTTCTAAGTACAAATTACTAAG GCATATGGCTACTCATTCTCCTGAGAAAACCCACAAGTGTAATTATTGTGAGAAAATGTTTCACCGAAAAGATCACCTAAAGAATCACCTACATACACACAATCCCAACAAAGAGGCCTTTAAGTGTGAAGAATGTGGAAAGAACTACAATACCAAGCTTGGGTTCAAACGTCACCTGGCTTTGCATGCAGCAACAAGCGGTGACCTCACCTGTAAGGTATGTTTGCAGACTTTTGAAAGCACAGgagtgctgctggagcacctAAAAACTCATGCAGGCAAGTCATCGGGTggagtgaaggagaaaaaacaccagTGTGAACACTGTGATCGTCGGTTCTACACCCGAAAGGATGTCCGTAGACACATGGTAGTGCACACTGGAAGAAAGGACTTCCTCTGTCAGTACTGTGCACAGAGATTTGGGCGGAAGGATCACCTAACGCGCCACATGAAGAAAAGTCACAACCAAGAACTTTTGAAGGTCAAAACAGAGCCAATGGACCTTCTAGATCCCTTTACCTGCAACGTTTCTGTGCCTATTAAGGATGAGCTGCTTCCAGTGATGTCTTTACCTTCCAGTGAACTGACATCAAAGCCATTTACAAACACTTTGCAATTAAATCTCTACAACACTCAGATTCAGTCCATGCAGAGTTCTGCATCTGCACACCAAATGGTTGCCACATCATTACCATTGGGAATGCCTTGTCCAATAGATATGGAGTCTGTCCACCCTTCTCACCAGCTATCGTTGAAATATCCGCTCAGTTCTACCTCATACGCAGTTTCTATGCCTGAAAAAGAACAGCCATTGAAAGGGGAAATAGAAAGTTACTTAATGGAGTTGCAAAGTGGTATGCCTTCTTCATCCCAGGATTCTCAAGCATCTTCATCAAAACTAGGGCTGGATCCACAAGTAGGGCCACTAGATGATGGGTCTGGGGAGGTTTCCCTTTCCAAGGGCTCTGTTCCTATTAGTGAACCTCTAAACACCCCATCATTGGACTTTTCTCAGCTGTTCAACTTCATACCTGTAAATGGCCCTCCCTATAATCCTTCTGTTTCAGTGGGAAACCTTGGAATGAGTTACACGCAGGAGGAGGCACATTCTTCTATGACTCAACTTCCACCACAAACACAGGATCCACAAGATCCTAGCAATAGTATAGGTCTTGGGTCTCTGCACTCATTGTCAGCAGCATTCACGAGCAGTCTAAGCACAACCACCACCCTACCACGATTTCATCAAGCTTTCCAATAG